A window of Schistocerca serialis cubense isolate TAMUIC-IGC-003099 chromosome 1, iqSchSeri2.2, whole genome shotgun sequence genomic DNA:
AGCAAATAGTAGACACACAAAGTAAAACACATGGAGCCCTTCACAGGCGTAGCGAAATAAAAAAACGTTCAGCACTGATACACAAACATAGATGACAGAAACGACACACGTGAACGAGGAgcacggacagtgaaacactaaggcactaacacgatggcacacaaaAAACCAATGGCAATGATCTCTGGCGCGTGAATGTTCACTGGTCatgtacgagtccagggacctgccctactggaaaaggtgggggaggagggagaagggcgggtgtagatgccagtgacagacgagaggggagggggaggaaagaaggtcaggtgggtaggggaagcctgggggagaggagggagggaggtagggaggagcgagagaagggagagagtgtgcccttgggaaaaaacacagggggtggaaggggaggatcaaaattggtaggagggatagatggaggggatgCGGGCATCATCAGGGAGGCGGAGTTGGCGGAAGGCACCTTATGCGAGGGTATGGAgaatggagagatggagagcaggtgggatgtgggaatacaggtgcggcagtggacgggggtgggagaggatgggagagataagcgggtgagggggatcaagtttgcgggaggtgtagaggatctgtatccgttagaggaaaaggaggaggtgcgggaacggaatgtggtcatacaggatccgtgtgggggaggggagtaaATACAACAACTGGCCACAGCTAGTCATGTTGCTCTTAGAGTCGCAGTGCTTTCTAAAGGAACCACTACTACAATCGTGAAAATAAGTACATAAATTTAATTTCTATCGCAATACGCAGAGTATAATTGCTTATACCTTATAGAGACAAATTCAGTCACAATTTGAAAACACAGACAGTCGTGGACCGCAGTCAAAAATGGCTCCTATGTTTGCTCGTCTAACTGCTAAGATTTGAAGCATATGAAGTAGTTCAAGCTGCAGCTTCTAGAGGGCAGCACCTACTGGTGGCGTGGAAGGTAGCTAGAGATGTAGTTAATGTGCATTTGCCACGAAGTAAGACAGTCGTAGGTAGGTTCAAACGGAACCACATCGTCTGAAAGGGATAATGCCAGCACGCACACAGCGACttcctgctgcttgtcttcgtttgTGTCAAACCCTACTCTGACCGGCAAGGTCattggatctctccccaaatgagaacattTGGAGTGTTATTGGTAGAGCCCCCTAATCAGCTCGAAAGTTTGAAGTTCCAACGCCTCAGtttgatagaatttggcacgatatgccttggaaggacatccaacaactgagtcaatcaatgacaagccgaataactgcttgcatattatCCAGAGGTGGACTAACGTGTTATCggcgtgctcaatttgtgaagcactttcccaAGCACTTGCCctggaataaatcatccgattttttctgaaactgtaatcacttgtttgtctgtagttGTAAATGACACCTACCAATTCTGTCCCAttttgataattccttcgtggtgcgtccttttttcttcttttttgtgtgtgtgtgtttgtgttaccGTTGTGGCGCCAAGTCAGTGTGTCTCTAGTGGTGCTGTGCGGCTGGCGTGACGTTGCAGGTACCGGCAGCGGGCAGCGGAACTGTCACGGTTGTTCCGCGACCAGCCACAGCCGCCACTGGAGCGCGCTGTCTACTGGACGGAGTACGTGCTGAGGCACGGCGGCGCACCGCACATGCGCAGCGCGGCGCTCGACCTCAGCtggtggcagctgctgctgctcgacGTCGCGGCCTTCGTCGTCGTCTGCGCACTGGCGCCAGTCTTCCTCTGCCTCTTTGTGGTCCGCAGGTGTCGCCGCCCGCGCGCCACACGTGCAGCCTATGCTGAGTCGAAGAAAAAGCAGTGATGACACCGGCGCTTCGAGGTCCAAGATACCTTCTTGAGTTCAGTGGGGTCGATCACTCGCACGCCATATAATCTGACTTCTCCCCACTGCAGTTATGTCAGCACAATCAAAAGAAATTCTCTGCATTCATCAGAACAAAAAATTAGCAATTTGTGCAACACAGCATTCTAAATAGTGGATGGATTGATATGCTGAGTATAAAACATAACAAATATTTTAATGAAGATTTTGGAGCATTACAATTCGCATACAAATTTTCTttgctttagattagattagatttactttcattccaattgatccgtagtgaggaggtcctccaggatgtagaacgtgtcagaaaagcaataatacatgacaaatatttacaactaaaacagataagctaatgtaccttccacaggttccaagtggaatagtcctcatttttttaatgaacactgtatgaaagaatcattttggaacactcatttactaagatcgcattaatgcactgcatttaaaattaaaaaaatgttttatttatttaataaggtaataaacatataatataactactACGATATTtgctgcaattttgtcatatgatgacatagtTGGAGGCCATGGctcttatttgaagacaaatgttgatggtgttatattttaggacaattaatctgtaaaaaaacacaccacatgttataaggaaagcgtgtaaaccgtctgaagatgaatcgcaacgattcgaaaccggtaacggtaccctttgaataaaggaactgaaagaaaatttgtggcttattgctgtcccaacaccatcaacatttactgcaatacttatttacaatgaacacattactgcactgaaatggcgcggaagttagattgtacttttatatatacaaaaatagcttgattctactgagaaattcgtcagtggagtagaaggagttggccaacaataaatcctttaggcttctctcaaactgaatttcattgggtgTTAAgcattttatggctgctggcaactgATGCGTTTCACTTGACAGACACGGGACATCTTCAGAAATTTAGTGACCGGGAGTCACACATCACATATATCTGCATGTGTATAGGGCTATcgtcatatacgaggggcgtttgaaaggtccgttcaaagtccgagagatggcaccaccggcgcgtatcgaggtcatgtttagatagacgtttggaaagaacgcacaccaagtttcagccatattggtctatttctttgtgtttagcattcgtgtgaatcaaggtagtcaaaaacggacgaaaaagaatttcgtgtggtgattaaacattactttatgaaaggcaaaacgcctcaggagactaaagagaagctttatTAACATTACAGtggctctgcaccttcgattagaacagtttataagtggtttcaaaattttcggagtggttatatgggcacaagtgatgctgaacgctctggacggcctgtggaggttacgactccagaaatcattgataaaatctatgatatggtgatgtatgacagaagagttgaggtgctagtgctgtgagcatctcgaatgCACGGGTAATAATCTTttgcacaaacatttgaacatgagaaagctaaCCGTAAGATGGGttccgcttgaccaaaaacggaatcatgtcaagtgttgcaaggatggttagtagctgttcaggaagaatccgcaggactttaaccttcgtttcgtcactgtggatgaaacatgaatacattactgtactcctgagaccaaacaacaatctaaacaatgggttaccaagggagatctgcaccaaaaaaggcgaagaccattccttcggccagaaagattatggcgactgtcttttgggattcgcaagcgataatcctcatcgactatctggaaaaggctaaaactattacaggtgtatattattcatcgttattggaccgtttgaaaactgagctgcaagaaaaacgccggcgattggaccgcaaaaaagtccttttccataacgacaatgcaccagcacacacctcagcagttgtggtcgcaaaactaATGGAAGTAGgactccaactcgtttcacatcccccctgtgctccagacttggctccctcggactactatttgttccccaatttgaagaaatgcctggcgggacaaagattttattcaaactaggagatgattgcagcaactaatagttgttttgcagacttggacaattcctatcatTCGGAAGTGATcagcaaattagaacagcgttgtacgaagtgtataagtgtaaaaggagactatgtcgaaaaataaaaaaaggttttccccaaacacgtaagtagtttttatttttgcacggacttttcaaacgcccctcgttgaagatacactgatggaaaaaaaattatgacaTCAAAGAATGTAAAGTATTGAAATtgcgggaatacgtttgtctaggtagcatatgtaagtgattaacatttcgagatcactggttaatgtaagcgctagatAAGTCATTAcgagtgtgaaatgctggtacactgatAATCggataaccgccagaatgttgaaagcaagcatgcagacgtgcatgtgttgtgttgtacaggtatcgGACGTCAATTTGTGGTATGAAGTTACATGCCAGTTGCCCTGGTCcttcaatacagagacggttagtgctctttgtggatgatgctggagttttcgtccaatgatgtcccatctGCGcccatatggtgatcgagcaggccaaggtaatatTTCGACACTTGgtggagcatgttggattacaacagtgatATGTAGGCGGGCGTTACGCTATTGGAAAACAGCCactcgaatgctgttcatgaatggcagcacaacaggtcccaTCACCAAACTGTCGTACAAATTTGTCGTCAGCGTGTGTggaataaccacgaaagtgctcctgttgtcataagaaatcacactccagaccataattccagttgttgctccagtgtatctagcacgcgGGCAGATTGTTTCttgctctcaactggcctcctactaaccaacacacggcGATCGCTGGCAACGCGGCAGATCAAGCTTTTATCAGACTCAACAGCCTGACTTCCAACgagctctcggttgacaccacCGAAGTCACCAAAATCAgtgctttggggtcagtggaatgcacactacagagtGTCTGGCTCggacctgtccttgaagtaaccgatttgtgacagttcattgtgtcactatggtgccaattgctgctcaaattgctgctgcagatgcagtacgatacgccagagccacacaccgaacacgatggtcttccctctcggttgtgcAACGTGGCCTTCCGGAGCCCAATccacttgcgaccgtacattctcatgatcaccgctgccggcagtcaggtacagtggctaaattcctgccaagtctttctgcaatatcgcaaaaggaacatccagcttctcgtagtcctcaccagtgaggtgttgataaggcatcttcgtcgccttaaaggcattcttgactaacatcaactctccacgtccagtctcaaacgtaactaacgttAACGACCGTTGCAgcctatatttaaagcaaaccgtatttgcatcttcatagtggctctttcagatgtaataataatacgcctatcaactttcgtttatatcccaCAACTTCTTggcgttgcaatttttttccgtcagtgtatatctgGCTGTGTATAGCCCCAGCTCCATacacaaaatattttatgaaaaggtATCTCATTACATTATTTCCATTGGCATATACATTACAGGTCAGAAGACGTGTTTGATGAACAGTAATAAATCGTTCCTAGACGATTCGTAGTCACTAAACATCGAAAAAACTCACAGCATGTCGTTCAGAGCTTGTAAGAGGTTACCTACCAGTATATGTCTAAAATATACACGGTGTTATAAAAGTTATTCCAAATTTTAAGAGACGTTAGTAtataccaaaacaaagaaaaatgtgcagtaaacatgggccctaaaatgtaCACCGTAAGAAttatgaggacttgttcatcttctttgtccgcagctcgtggtcgtgcggtagcgttctcgcttcccgcgcccgggttcgattcccggcggggtcagagattttctttgcctcgtgatgactggttgttgtgtgctgtccttaggttagttaggtttaagtagttctaacaagggaacctccccatcgcatccccctctgattcagttataagttggcacagtggatagggcttgaaaaactgaacacagatcaatcgagaaaacaggaagaacttgtgtggaaccgtgaaaaaattagtaaaatatacaaactgagtagtccacgcggaagataggcaacatcaaggaaaatatatgcttaggagcgctgtggtcccgtggttagcgtgagtagctgcggagcgagaggtccttggttcaagtcttccctcaactgaaaattttactttctttatttccgcaaagttatgatctgtccgttcgttcattgacgtctctggtctctgttcactgcattaagtttagtgtctgtgttttgcgaccgcaccgcaaaaccgtgcgattagtagacgaaaggacgtgcctctccaatgggaaccgaaaacatttgatcgcaaggtcataggtcaaccgattcctccacgggaaaacacgtatgatatattctatacgacactggtgacggcatgtgcgtcacatgacaggaatatgttgtcgacccatctaacttgtacacttggcgaatgggtaaaaagattcttctaccttgcccgatttaggttttcttgtggatgtgataatcacttccaaaaaagtgatgaaaacataagagtttgtcacataaactgaaaataattaaacttttcactcgagggaagacttgaacctaggaactctcattccgtagctgctctcgctaaccacgcgaccacggcgctccttgactgacAGTgttcttgatgttgcttatcttgcgcatggactactcagtttgtatattttactaatttttttcatagttccacacaacttcttcctgttttctcgattgatctgtgttcagtttttcaaggcctatccactgtgccaacttataactaaatctgaggggggtgcgatggggaggttcccttgtaagttctaggggactgatgaccatagatgtcaagtaacatagtgctcagagccatttgaaccttttttttccatCTTCTTTACTGTGAAACACAGCTCTTGCACTGCATGCTTTTCGCTGTTATGAACGACCAACAGAATGCAGTAAGCAAATGAGCAAACTATTGAGAACATATTATTTTGTAATAAATCAGAATCTATGAAGCAATAGCgtgtagacaataacattcctgacttGACCAGGGTACCGCCCTGAACCCGATGGAACCCctatgggatgagttagaacatcccTTTTGCTCCAGCAGAGCTTCTAATTTAAACTGTTTACTGCATACGACCTGCAAGGCTGTGCTTGTGCGTATCGATGAAAGAGGtgttcagttttgttttttattcGTTGTAAGGCATTCTTGTGTCGGCGCGTTGCCGGTTTGTTCGCCAACAGAAAAATATTCCACTCACCTTTCGGTGGTCTTTCTCTGCTGTTAGAAAACGAATGATGTTCCTTGGCTAGAGAAATTATAGCATAAACTGGCTGCATTAATCATGCCTAAAGGGTACATATAATGCTTTCCGAACTCCAGGTTTTTACTAGCTATTAAATGAGAGCAAGTTGCAGAATGAAAATTCGTTTATATTGTCACTTCTCGGATACAAATTAACTGACAAATCTGATCTAATTGAATGTTACACTTACAACATTCACACGTAATTACGGTCACTTTCAGTAGCCAGCTTGTAGTATGTGGCTTAACTTGACACCGGCTAATTAGCAAATGGGTTTCCTGTGAAACAGAATTCTCGCTTAGTATTCCAGAACTCGGTCATTTCGAACGTTCACATCTCGGTCACGTCTTGCGCAGTATGTCACCCGGATTTAAGTTGTACAAAAGTCACAGTTCACACAAAAAATCCAAAATTTACACGTTCGTCTTTGTTGTTCGTCCGTAAATACTTTACAACTTTCCACCGTCTTTTTAAGGTCATAATTTCGCAGAATTAAAACATATTTTCAGAGCTGCAAGTAAGCCTTtccagtcgtgatgatagctgagCTCCAGATCCTTTCTAGACTCTACAGACACAATTTTCCACTACCGTATACTCAGTTAATAGACATGCCAATATTCTCATATTGCTTTTCATTTACACCTTCATTCACAGTAGTAATCAAACACCTCTAATCAGAAATAATTAACAGAATTCATAATATTCACAACAGACAAAATTAATGACTAAAAATGCATTATTTTGACTGCTCCATATTTAATTGCCTGTACGATATCAATATGGGAACACTGCTTGATTACTGGCCGGATTGGAGGTTTTCTCCGCACGTGGACTGagcgttgtgctgtcctcatcatttcatcatcaccgacgcgccaGTGTGCCGTCATCTGAAATAAGACGCAcccagcggccgaacttccccggccatcagtgccacactatcatttaatttcattttactgtttccgtatgtttgtttgtgtatgcTCGTCCTATGAGTAAGTATTGTTCGTCGGAATATTGCGATCGCGTGGTTTTTCGTTGTAGTCATTTCCTATTCCCTGTGGATCAACAATGGTGACTCCCCGCATATAAATTGAACGTATCTGTCTATTCCTCAACGACGATGTTGCCGACGTGCCCACATTATGCTGTGCAGTTTTCACTGGTAGacaatagacttggccactgtttctgtttcgatacagtgtaccgATACGTGGAACTgattcagtgtttcggaacggctgtggttcactgttgcgaaacagtggtgtttcattccgcccctgtctcgggtaaccggaccagattcgatctcgagccagacacagaaactgtatcgttgtttcaaaataaggctgtttcagtccacctctgcttggaacggactaattgtatcgaaacagtgatgtttcattccgcgctgtgtcggacgagattcaggCTCGGcataggtactgaaacacaacataccacttcgtgaaacactttcaagagtgtcgaaatctttttgacaagcaatagcatgaaacaataaaacaacgcatactattcacattcaaaataataaatatgtgaaaatcattcagttaaattacactttcttTTTTACAACATACATTTCTCtggtcatgtacagtaatcatattaagaaacgcaagtaggcctacaacattttgaataaaaaaggcgtaaagtgacagttattagacatatacataaatttgatataggtataattgcaagcaatctgtttgacgtatcactcatagtgtaatggtgaacgggaagggctgggaagcatagtgaatttatagtaacggctCGAAACACCTTAAAAGACAAAAttctttctgttatattttgttatttattcgaattatttggcattatttgtgagtctatagtcacggtgcctattatccacaatgattccctttgtgtgcatggaaattagcaagaTGGGTATATtatccatactaacggaatgtgggaatcccagtagcatatccgttgtttctgcagtttgctcccacctccagttccgttcgtggtggttcttctgtcattgctgtcctcagccaattgagaagtatgaaagtcacacgacacggaaaCAGCGCATTTGcttcaggaaatacgaaactgccaagacgcctaagtgatagtttcatactttctgcgatgtgattagcgctctcgcacctcatttatggttatatggacatacttatacagtagacattcaagatgataaaatgtgtaggtttgttagattacaaaacaaaaactgtttcactgtttcgaaacatcgtatcgaaacattacattgtactgtttcatttgtttcgaaatagttacgtgtttcagtttgcccatctctagtagacAACGTTTCTCGGACCACGACGCCAGCTGAGTGACAACGGACATTGCTATGTTGTGTACAACAATGCCAAACAATGGAAGGTGACAATGTACCTTTTGATTCCAATTGGAAGCCGTTTTTTCACAAACCAGGGTACACCCGAGCCACGGCAATTCAACCCGTTGAATACGTGTTTAATCACTTTCGACGAGACAAAGGCGCTGCGCGCAAATACGATAGCTTCGGAACTCATGCAGCTGGCTGCATCTCCTACCGTACCACGTCGCCTCCCAAGCATCATGTCATGCCAGCAATGGACAATGCTGGCGTGGCAGTTCTATCACTACGAACATCGGCCTGGGAGTCTTCCGGCCATTGGACGCACCTCACACTACCGCCTTTCTGGCCATACCAACCGAATTTGTGATTTTCCATCTCAGACAGCATATTCACATCGCGTGAAATCATCCATTTTGTGCCTGATCGCACGTTATGAATCCTGAGGATTGTAAAACTACACCTGCAAGTGCAACTGACGATGGTCGTTCATGAAGACGATCCCTTGGACGCACGCCTGAAGCTCGCCGATCGGATATACTCGGTCATACTACAAGAGAAAGCAATAATAATGTTGACAAGAATCGCGATGGCCACGAGTCACAACTCCAACGGTAGTACAAGCGTTGGTCCACCAGCTACCAGTCGAGCCTCTGCCGACCCCAGTTGACTCTGGCGTCATTATACCTGGCCGGAGCGTTGACTTTCGCATAGCATCAACAAATCCCTACTTCCCTGCCATCCATGCCGCACCCGCACAGAATACCGCTAATTGCGTCATGCCTGCACGTGCACACGACATCGCCGTCTGCATCGTGCCTAGCCCTACGCAGCATGTCATAGAGCACACTGCACCTGTGCGGAACACTGTCAACTATGATGACACGTCCGCGCCTCCGCAACACGTCTCTGAGCAGAACTGCTTCCATTGGTATTACGCAACATATGTTGCTGCCGCACGTAACTTCAGCCCACTATACAATTTTCCAAACTAAACGCAGGATTCGCTGAGGTGCATCGGACCGGCTCGATGTTTAAGTCATTAGGACCTCTGCATGACGAATCAATTGCAACACGTTCAACGGCTTTCTTCTGTCATGCATAAAGTGAACTTTCATTTATGCCACCACAGGAACACCATCAGAGACAAGACTCAAGGTGTCGAATGCAAACTCCTCATGACACAGTAGTACATCGATAGATTACGCCAACAGCCTCCACTCGTTGCCTACTCCTCGCTGACACACTCACAACATGGCGACTTGGCACTTCTTTCACCACCCATGGGGTTGgtaacaacctcactcccattggTCACTTTAAAGGTGAGTACAGGACTGCTCGTCTTCTCAGACCCCACTGAGTTTTTGAGTGACCCCTCAAAGTATATTTCAGACAGTGCTCCGTTAAGAATGGAACAGTCCATAAAATCATCACTACATCCAGCCCACAGTGTGTCACAGACCATGTCGCTTACCACCTGACCTACCAAGGGTTGCTGAAGCGACAGTGGATGAATCCTTACAAAAAGGCATAGTCCACCCTCTTATACTTCCTGGAATCCACCCATAAAACTGGCCCACAAGAAAGACGGTCTTGCCAGACTGTCCAGCAGCTACAGAATCCTTAAGGCGCGCGCTACAGGCaaatattttgttccaaagatggagGACTTCACCCACAATCCTTGATTGTAAAATGGCATATCCATGAAAACCTACGTGGCCAGATGAATTCCAAAAACAGCCGCAATCGTGGCACAATCATGGCAATGCTTTATCGACGGGTTACTCTTCAAGCTCCCATTTTCTTATGCCAAGTTTTCAATAACCTCTCTGACAACAGCATCATAACAAACCAAGAAAAATGTCAACTCCTTCTGAAAGAAGTCATCTTCTCAGACACACTGTAAATGCATCAGGAATAAGGCCTATACCACAACACGTCGAGATCGTCTGACAACTGCCTCCATTACAAGACTACCAAGAATTATGCAGAACCCTAGGCATGataaatttgtacagaaaatagCTTCCACATGCAGCAGCTTTGCAAGTGCCTTAAAATAAACCCTTGCTTGCAAACATACCTTTGGCAAACGAAAATGTCTGTGGCTGGACCAGATGCAGGCAGTGTTTGAATGCATCAAAGATTGCTTCACCCACGCCATCACCCTGAAAACACCTTCTCCCTGATGCACAGCTCGTCGTAACAGCAGACAAAAGTGACACTCCTACTGAAGCGATAGGGAGTGTCCAGCAGCTGCTCTGGCTTTTCTCTCAAAAACTCAGTCCATCCCTAAGTAAATGGTCCACCAAATACGTGGATCTCATGGTACTCCATGAGATAGTAAGATATTTCAAGCAATATGTTGAAAAGAATTCAAAATTACTTTAAAACATGTAGAGAAACACGTGTGTGACGTTCAACCACATGACTGCAAGTTTTAAAATATCCTCTAACGTATCCTAATAACTGCTCTGCCACTGCAACTGTATGATCAGCAAGAAGCAAAAATGCTTCAAAAAGCAGTACTGCGATCCATGagagtgcaatgcatggactaattgcaacaattactgccataCGTTTATACATAGAAATGTAATTATCAGGAAGGGTTTGGTCAACTAACCCTAAACAATGTAGAGAAAAAtcaaagaaaccaataaaaacttttaatttactgtattcAGAAAACTGATGTTTAAATTCTGACAAACTCTAtacagacttttaattattccacaatgtctgtaCTCAATAAACATGATTCTGACCACAAAAAAGATATGAATGTTATTCTGAATGTATCCATACACTAatgtgacaaaatccctccagtgcacaagcaaccaacaactacgtgcagcaaaAAAGGCAAATTACTAAAAAGTTCCTCAATTAATACCGAAGTCTCCTCCAGCGCTACTAGCATGATCATGGCAGGCTGCGACCTCACATGTCGTGCGGCTTCTCTCCACCGCACCATGCAACCGATTACTTCACCATTTCCGACTCCTCTCGACAACTGCTCGCTCACTGCAACTTGCGTTAATAATATTTCAGGCTCAGAGCTTGTGAATGCACACAGCAGAATCATACATGTTCAACATTCATAACCTTCACCTTCACTTTTAAGATTCTTGCCTAACATGTTGGCAACGAGCAAATGCAAAATTCTTACGTACACCCGAAATTGAGAAGAATAGCATCAGATGTTTTACAAAAGTGGTAGAATACATGAACATAAGCATAAGATTACATACGTTATGTACATAACAGGTAATTGATAAGCTGTAACAACATAgtcaagaa
This region includes:
- the LOC126416372 gene encoding UDP-glucuronosyltransferase 2C1-like, whose amino-acid sequence is MVAGSNPATGTDVCDVLRYRQRAAELSRLFRDQPQPPLERAVYWTEYVLRHGGAPHMRSAALDLSWWQLLLLDVAAFVVVCALAPVFLCLFVVRRCRRPRATRAAYAESKKKQ